Genomic segment of Desulfovibrio sp. Huiquan2017:
CCGGTAGCACCTGCCAACAGGAGAATCCGGGTCCAACTGCTTATTCAAGCTGCCTAACTTCTCAGGTTTTTTAAGTTTCCTCGGAGGCTTAGGGGCCTCCGGCCGGATCTCTCCGTCCAAAGGAACTCTGCCGTTTAGCAGTTCGAAGACTACTTTGTCAAAGACTTCCTGGCCTAAAAAACCATTGACCTTTTCCAGGATTATGGGCCCGAGGTAATGGGCCTCCTGCATGACGATGGGGTCGCCCGCAGCCAGGACCAGCTTGCCGCCGCGATGCCCCAGGGGGCGGGCCATGGCGGCCATGTCCCCGAGCAGTTCGTCCCATTCCCGCCACAGTTGGACCAGGCGGCGGCCGCCTGTGCGGTCCAGGCCGTCCAGGAAGCGGGGCAGGGCGTCGCTCACGCTCTGCGCCTTGTTCCTGCGTTTGGGCCGGTCCGTGGTGCGTCGATAGGCCATGCTCATATCCCCGAGCCCTTGGGCGTCAGCTTGATGGTCACGATGGACGGCGTGAGCACGTAGGCCTCGCCGCTGCGTTCCTGTTCGTCCACTTCCCGAGCTGTTTCCGAGGCCACACCTTTGGGATCGCCACCTTTGAGAATCCCCGAGATGAGCCCGTCGCGGATAGCGCGGTCCGGTTTGAACTCCCGGCGCACCACGACCTCCTCCTGTTCGTAGCCTTCCTTGACGATGGTCAGGAGATGATCGGCCCGCCGGTCCAGGCGGACCGCGCAGGGTGTGGAGCCGCAGGCCTTCTCACCGTCGGCGTACACGGTCGCACCCACCGGGTTCGTGGATACGGGAATCTTCTGTTTGGGCACGCCGCAGCCGAAGGCGGCGAGCAGGCAGAAGAGGGCGACGGCGGCGGCGATCGTGCGGGCCATATCCGTCCCTAGATGCACGTGCGCGCGCGGTAGTTGACCAGGATGGCCGGGCAGCCCGGCGAGAGCGCTACCTGGATGGTGGTGGACCCCACCGAGGGCTTGGCATGGTCCTCGCTGGAAGAGTACTGGGCCATGATGACCACGTCCGCCTCTTGCCAGCGGGCCTGCTTGAGGATTTCCACGTAAGGCACTCCTTCCCAGCAGTGGAACTCATGGTCGATGCCGTCCAGCGCATGGGCGTAGCGGCACTGCATGCGGTTCACGGCCTTGTCGATGAAGACCTGCATGGACTGCATGTAGTATTCGGGGTTGGGCGTGACCTGCCCGACGTCGAGAACGTGGAAGATGTCCAGGTGCGCGTCGAAAGCGGAGGCCATCTGCACTGCATAGCACAGGGCCGAGTCCGAGGGCGTGGAAAAGTCCGTGGCCATGACGATGCGTTTGATGGTCGGCTCCTCGGGCATGGGGTTGGTCACCACCATGACCGGGCAGAACACGTTGGCGCAGACTTTGTGGATGGTCGTGTCCACCACCCCCCACATGCGGTCGGGCCGGTGCGCGGGCCGGGTGTGGTGGCCCATGACGATCAGGTCCACGGCTTCGGCGTGGATGATTCGGAGCATCTCCTCGTGGGGCACGCCCGAGGTCACCCGGATGGAATGCCTGATGCCCGAGAGGTCGTCCTTGAAGTAGGCCGCGATCCTGGCCTCGGCCGAAGCCAGCAGCCTGTCCCGGTCCGCCGGATCGTCAAAGGCGCACCATGCGTCCTGTTCCATGGGCAGGGTGTGGAACAAAATCACTTCCGCATTGCGTGAACGGGCCAGGTCAAAGGCCGCTTTGGGCGCGGTCAGCTTGTCCATCTGCGGTGTCGCCGCCAACAAAATTTTCTTGAACATGTTCTGCTCCTTGTCCGGCCGGTGGGATCCAGACAGCGCTCCGCCAACCGGCTTGGCGAATGTCCTACATTAGTATCGCAAAAATTCTTCAGCCTCCGCAACCATAATCCAATCTCTCCGGTCTGTGTGAAAAAAGATCGGGAAACGAGTATGTTGGAAGCCGGCCATGCGCATCGGAGGCGCTTGGGCCCGTCCGGAGAAGAAAAGAGCCCCGCGCAAGCGGAGCTCTTGAACGCTTTCGCGGCAGGAACCGAAGGCTATTCGGAAGATTGGCCGTCCGTCTTCCCAGCGCCTTCAAGGAGTTTGATCGCTTCGAGTCCGGCTTCCACGGGATTGACGTGGACGCCGACGCTGGTCTTGGTGCTGGTGGTGGTTTTGGTGAACGAACCGTCGTTGTGCTGCGAAGTGGAGGAGTGGCTGCTGCCCCATTTCTTGTCGGTGCCCACGGTGGGCGCGGCCACGGCGGCGCCTTCGAGCGCGGCCTCGGCCTCCTTGCCCGGGTCCTGGGCCACGGCGTCGCCCAGAGTGGCGGGCTCGGTGGTCGCAATACCGCTCTTCTGTTCCTGCAATCGAGCCTGGTCCTCGGGGGCGAGTTGGTCGCTGGAGATGACGATGGGCGCGTTTCCGTCGGCCTGGGCCATGGGTTGGGCGGGTTGCGCATGGACAGGCTGAAGCCGGACCACCACCGAGGCGGGGGAGAGTACGTAGGCGTCACCGGATTCTTCTTGGACCCCGACGTTCATGAGGGCGTTGGCCACGGCTCCCTCGGTGTTGGCCCCGTTGGAGCTCTGCCACAGGCCGCTTTGGGCGGCGCCGCGGGTCACGCCCGCAGTGTCGTATTTACGCGTGATCTGCACGTCTACCTGGCGATACCCCTCCTTTTGAAGGGTCAGGATGTGCGGTTGGGTTTTTTCCAGGGTGACATTGCACGGCGTGGTACCGACGGCCTGTCCGTCCGCGAGAACCTGCGCCCCGCCGGGGTTGGAGCTGACCGGGATGTTTTGGGTGGCGGCCGAGCAGGCTGACAGAACGAGGCAGGCTAAAAGAATGAGCGGGTACGACGGTTTCATGGGCACTCCTTCCAAGGTTATTTGCTGCCCTATACGCGTGCAGGATTTCTTGTTCAATAAAATAGTTGATACCCTCTGTCCAGACGGACCGCAACAGCGCGGAGGAAACACCCTGATGAAGCCAGGACCTTGACGCGGTTCATGCGATTATTTGAAATGCTCATATAGGGTGAACACGGCCATGAGCACGGGAATCAAAACGCTGCCCAGGATCATGGCCAGGGATTTGAATTCGCAAGGCCATTCGCTGGATTCGGCCAACTCCTTGCGCAGTTGCAGTATGCTGTTGGCAAGCCGTACGTTTTCATATGAAGCGTTTTGATCCGCGGCCTTCAGTGCCTGGTCCAGCTTTTGTCCCAGTCCCCGCAGCTTTTTGTTTTTTTCTTTAACCATGAGTTTGTGCAGGTTGTACTGGGGGACCACGAACATGGCCACGATGACCAGGCTGAACAACCCCGCCACCGACAAAGACAACGTATCGGGCCGGGCGAAGAATAAACAGACGATGACGATGGTGTAGATGACCCCCTGGATGAACGCCGCATGCCAGAGGGCCTTGCCTGCTGCGCATACGCTGCCTGCGGGGCCGAGGATGTTCTCAAATGGTTCCTGCACGTGGATGGCTTCGGTTTTGGCGACCTCCGCGCCGAGGTGCCATGTCAGCCCTGTCATTCCGTAAAGACACCACAATATGGCTCCTGACATGAACATGAGGGGGATCATGCTCATTTTGAAGGTTAACTGCGAGTAACTCCATAGCTCCGGCGGCGTGTGCGTCAAGTATAGGTAACGCAGGGGCGGCACCAACCCCTTGGCCCGTTCTAGGCGCAGGCTGTGCAATTGGTCAGACTTCGCGGCAAGCCCCGACGCACCCGTTTCAAGGGAATCGTCGCCATTTGAAGGCGATGGGGCCAGCGGTTGTTGATTGGAGAATAGTCGGTCCCATCTTGGGTCAACCGCATTTCGCTGTTCCTGGGGATAGAGGCTGAGGTCCTCGTCCTGGGTCGCGGGTGGGGGATGCGGGGCGTAGTTTTCCTGGGGGGTCTGGGTGAGCACGCGGTAAATATCCCGCCGGTTCTCCTCGTTGGACAGCCTGACAACCTTGCCCAACGGAAGTTGAATCCAACCCCAGGTTTGCGAGCCCTTTTCAAGTCCATCCCAAACCTTGCCGACATTGACGGTGATCCGGTCCCGGACTTTGGCGCGGTGGATAATGTTGTTGGATGGGGTTGGGTAGATCTGTTGTCCCAGGATCATGGGATAGAAGATGAGCAGGAAGAAGAAACCTCCAAGGACCATCCATCGATTGGAGAACGCATGCTTTAAGCGGTCTTCGTATTTCTTGGCGTTGGTCGGGTCTGACGTGTCGAATGTTATGCAGATGTTCTCGACGGCTTTTTTCGACTCCCGCGAATAAAAGATGATGAGAATGGCCAGGGTACCGGGAAGCAGGGAGTAGACGATGTTGATGGCGAAACGGCCGGCCTCCTCTCCGCACAGGATCATGGTGGAGACCCGGCTGACGACGAAGAAGACGCTGAGTATCACCCACACGCGGTAGACGTGAACTTCGGAGCCCAGGAAATTGCTGATCCCTTCGGGGAATGTGGTGATGGTCACGGGCTGGCAACGGGCGGTTTGTTCGGGATTCGTTTGTCTGTCTGCATGTTCATGTGCCATGATTTTCCTCATTCTGTTGATCTATAAAAAATATAGATTGAACTATTACTATTTGAATAAATAAGTCAAGGCGGTGGTAAATAAACCGGCTTGACCGGTCGGCCCTTCTTATGTAGGTAAGAGTTGTTCCGTATATCAAGATATCCTGATATAGAGTAAATTAAATGGAAATAATTAAATATTGCAAAGCATTATCGGATGAAACCAGGGCGCGTCTGGTCAATGTCCTGCTGGAATACGAGCTCAATGTGGGTGAAATCGTCCAGGTTATGGAGATGGGACAGTCGCGGATTTCCCGGCATCTCAAGATCCTGTCGGAGTCCGGGCTGGTGCATGTGCGCCGTGAAGGGCTGTGGGCCTTTTACCGGGCCAGCGAGGACGGACCGGGCCGGGCGTTTCTGAATGGCGTGCGCGAACTGATGTCTGGAGAGCCCGAGCTGAAGCGGGACCGCAACCGGGCTGAGAAGGTCATCCTGGAGCGCACGGCGGCCACCCGCCAGTTCTTTGACGACATCGCGCCCGAGTGGGACCGCATGACCGCCGAGGTCCTGGGCGACCTGGATTTGGGCCGCGAGATCCAGACCCGGCTGCCCGCGTGCGAATGCGCCGCCGACATCGGCTGCGGTACCGGCGACATGCTGGCCATTCTGTCCCGTTCGTCCCATTCGGTCATCGGTGTGGACAATTCGCCCAAGATGCTGGAGCTGGCCGAGGAACGGTTCTCCGGCAACGGAAGCATGTCCTTGCGCATCGGCGAGATGACCCATCTGCCCCTGCGCGATTGGGAGGCGGACTGTACGGTCATGTCCCTGGTCCTGCACCATCTGGCCATGCCGCTGGACGCCATCCGTGAGGCGGGCCGGGTACTCAAAATCGGCGGGCGGCTGATCATCGCCGAGTTCGACCAGCATCAGAACGAGCTCATGCGGTCGGAATACGGCGACCGTCGGCTCGGCATTCCCCGCGAAAGCATGTGCAATTGGTTGAAGGAGGCGCGTTTTGATATCCGCTCCATCACGGAATTCAAGGTCAACATGGGCCTCGTCGTGGTTCTGTACGAGGCCGAAAAACGATAATAACCCCATAGTTGGAGGAAATTATGTCTAAAAACGTTATGCCGGTCGATCCCGGTTGCGAGTTCAAGGTGGCCGATCTTTCCCAGGCCGAGTGGGGCCGCATGGAAATGCAGCTCTCCGAGCGCGAGATGCCGGGCCTCATGGCCATCATCGAGCAGTACGGCAAGGAAAAGCCGCTCAAGGGATTCAAGGTCACGGGCTCCCTGCACATGACCATCCAGACCGCCATGCTCATCAAGTGCCTGTACGAGCTGGGCGCGGACATCCGCTGGGCGTCCTGCAACATCTTTTCCACCCAGGACCACGCCGCCGCAGCCATCGCCGAGTCCGGCATGGCCAAGGTCTTCGCCTGGAAGGGGGAGAGCCTTGAGGAATACTGGTGGTGCACCGAGCAGGCCCTGACCTGGCCCGACGGCTCCGGGCCTGACCTCATCGTGGACGACGGCGGCGACGCCACCCTGCTTATCCATCAGGGCGTCAAGGTCGAGGCCGATCCGTCCCTGGCCGACAAAGAGTATGACGTCCAAGAATTCCAGATCATCATGGACCGTCTGGCCGTCTCCGTGAAGGCCAATCCGACCAAGTGGACCGGCATCGCCAAGAAGGTGCGCGGCGTGTCCGAAGAGACGACCACCGGCGTGCATCGCCTTTACGAGATGCAGCGTGCGGGCGAACTCCTGTTTCCGGCCATCAACGTCAACGACTCGGTGACCAAGTCCAAGTTCGACAACCTGTACGGCTGCCGAGAGTCCCTGGCCGACGGCATCAAGCGCGCCACCGACGTCATGGTTGCGGGCAAGGTCGTGGTCGTGGTCGGCTACGGCGACGTGGGCAAGGGCTGCGCCCAGTCCATGCGCGGTTTCGGCGCCCGCGTCCTGATCACCGAGATCGACCCCATTTGCGCCCTCCAGGCCGCCATGGAAGGCTACGAAGTGACCACCATGGACGACGCCGCTTCCCGGGGCGATATCTTCGTCACCTGCACCGGCAACTACCATGTGGTCACCGGCAAGCACATGGAGGCCATGAAGGACGAGGCCATCCTGTGCAACATCGGCCACTTCGACTCCGAGATCGAGATGGTCTATCTGGAAAAGACCCCGGGCTGCACCAAGAAGACCGTCAAGCCCCAGGTGGACAAGTGGACCCTGCTGTCCGGCCGGTCCATCATCATCCTGGCCGAAGGCCGTCTGGTCAACCTCGGCTGCGCCACCGGCCACCCGAGCTTCGTCATGTCCAACTCCTTCACCAACCAGGCGTTGGCCCAGATCGACCTGGCCAAGAACGATT
This window contains:
- a CDS encoding DUF721 domain-containing protein → MAYRRTTDRPKRRNKAQSVSDALPRFLDGLDRTGGRRLVQLWREWDELLGDMAAMARPLGHRGGKLVLAAGDPIVMQEAHYLGPIILEKVNGFLGQEVFDKVVFELLNGRVPLDGEIRPEAPKPPRKLKKPEKLGSLNKQLDPDSPVGRCYRAYQRMFDDS
- a CDS encoding PEGA domain-containing protein, coding for MARTIAAAVALFCLLAAFGCGVPKQKIPVSTNPVGATVYADGEKACGSTPCAVRLDRRADHLLTIVKEGYEQEEVVVRREFKPDRAIRDGLISGILKGGDPKGVASETAREVDEQERSGEAYVLTPSIVTIKLTPKGSGI
- a CDS encoding universal stress protein codes for the protein MFKKILLAATPQMDKLTAPKAAFDLARSRNAEVILFHTLPMEQDAWCAFDDPADRDRLLASAEARIAAYFKDDLSGIRHSIRVTSGVPHEEMLRIIHAEAVDLIVMGHHTRPAHRPDRMWGVVDTTIHKVCANVFCPVMVVTNPMPEEPTIKRIVMATDFSTPSDSALCYAVQMASAFDAHLDIFHVLDVGQVTPNPEYYMQSMQVFIDKAVNRMQCRYAHALDGIDHEFHCWEGVPYVEILKQARWQEADVVIMAQYSSSEDHAKPSVGSTTIQVALSPGCPAILVNYRARTCI
- a CDS encoding PEGA domain-containing protein; the encoded protein is MKPSYPLILLACLVLSACSAATQNIPVSSNPGGAQVLADGQAVGTTPCNVTLEKTQPHILTLQKEGYRQVDVQITRKYDTAGVTRGAAQSGLWQSSNGANTEGAVANALMNVGVQEESGDAYVLSPASVVVRLQPVHAQPAQPMAQADGNAPIVISSDQLAPEDQARLQEQKSGIATTEPATLGDAVAQDPGKEAEAALEGAAVAAPTVGTDKKWGSSHSSTSQHNDGSFTKTTTSTKTSVGVHVNPVEAGLEAIKLLEGAGKTDGQSSE
- a CDS encoding metalloregulator ArsR/SmtB family transcription factor gives rise to the protein MEIIKYCKALSDETRARLVNVLLEYELNVGEIVQVMEMGQSRISRHLKILSESGLVHVRREGLWAFYRASEDGPGRAFLNGVRELMSGEPELKRDRNRAEKVILERTAATRQFFDDIAPEWDRMTAEVLGDLDLGREIQTRLPACECAADIGCGTGDMLAILSRSSHSVIGVDNSPKMLELAEERFSGNGSMSLRIGEMTHLPLRDWEADCTVMSLVLHHLAMPLDAIREAGRVLKIGGRLIIAEFDQHQNELMRSEYGDRRLGIPRESMCNWLKEARFDIRSITEFKVNMGLVVVLYEAEKR
- the ahcY gene encoding adenosylhomocysteinase, with translation MSKNVMPVDPGCEFKVADLSQAEWGRMEMQLSEREMPGLMAIIEQYGKEKPLKGFKVTGSLHMTIQTAMLIKCLYELGADIRWASCNIFSTQDHAAAAIAESGMAKVFAWKGESLEEYWWCTEQALTWPDGSGPDLIVDDGGDATLLIHQGVKVEADPSLADKEYDVQEFQIIMDRLAVSVKANPTKWTGIAKKVRGVSEETTTGVHRLYEMQRAGELLFPAINVNDSVTKSKFDNLYGCRESLADGIKRATDVMVAGKVVVVVGYGDVGKGCAQSMRGFGARVLITEIDPICALQAAMEGYEVTTMDDAASRGDIFVTCTGNYHVVTGKHMEAMKDEAILCNIGHFDSEIEMVYLEKTPGCTKKTVKPQVDKWTLLSGRSIIILAEGRLVNLGCATGHPSFVMSNSFTNQALAQIDLAKNDYEPKVMILPKKLDEEVARLHLARLGVKLETLTKAQADYIGVDVNGPFKPDHYRY